A single window of Xiphophorus hellerii strain 12219 chromosome 12, Xiphophorus_hellerii-4.1, whole genome shotgun sequence DNA harbors:
- the ubox5 gene encoding LOW QUALITY PROTEIN: RING finger protein 37 (The sequence of the model RefSeq protein was modified relative to this genomic sequence to represent the inferred CDS: deleted 1 base in 1 codon): MLAAKTNLRLTFATAANLMVKTGELQNMVVNLCLPHFSTTAHCNKLCADGYDVTNIVSADPSVRKQGFKLEYFLRPPLHVTLKFGFPVELSRVDVELWPWGMDRGQACKRLEISTSSDISALSRPGQIHRQEQSKNQAKDQTIKNRQKHQPVSSRSQQSNGNQWSIQAQQWEEKAQDGPPQTDFQSQSSSESEFKQVARCELTEETQVSFSHSNFRPRAPFLSAPPPPPTSSRQVKLWSRGLHSLSAVTQLRVTVPCGGAASSLGLKALAVWGQPARCCPAEEVERIQRIQESNERRVERPVFFSPPVGQTTHTLQNSLSFSIPEEFLDPLTQEVMALPMLLPSGMSVDASTLEEYQKREATWGRPPNDPFTGVPFTSTCQPLPNPQLKSRIDHFLLQKGMVRRDGMLGGQDQGQNPQASRLVTSCVQGRSQTSPSFTKTSINSNSTHSTDKNTDTSQTSAHMAVDNESGPSSNDRIDISNIKPLSTDSKSEMNRRKKREISVEASTPGKQLPSESKKIRNNSGLELSSSSHEQLLSASLDEALLSALQGRPSFTSNLLHQAESTSQSTVCQSSGFASSSTDGKVCSDCSRSVSVYSTSSSSSIYRLGCGHLLCRACVQKDSKLPNSTNKSGCIFCPTCLSRTPRNNILRVHY; this comes from the exons ATGTTGGCTGCAAAGACTAACCTAAGACTAACCTTTGCTACAGCTGCAAACCTTATGGTGAAAACAGGAGA GTTGCAGAATATGGTGGTGAACCTCTgtctgccacacttttcaacAACGGCTCATTGCAACAAG CTCTGTGCAGATGGCTATGATGTTACAAACATTGTGTCAGCAGACCCTTCAGTACGGAAACAAGGCTTCAAGTTGGAATACTTCTTACGTCCACCCTTGCAT GTGACATTGAAGTTTGGCTTCCCGGTGGAGCTCAGCCGGGTGGATGTGGAGCTGTGGCCCTGGGGAATGGACCGGGGCCAAGCCTGCAAAAGACTGGAGATCAGCACAAGTTCAGATATCAGTGCTCTGTCACGTCCTGGGCAGATTCATCGACAGGAGCAGAGTAAAAACCAGGCAAAGGACCAGACCATTAAGAACAGGCAGAAGCATCAACCTGTTTCTAGTCGGTCTCAGCAGAGTAATGGCAATCAGTGGAGTATTCAGGCCCAACAGTGGGAGGAAAAAGCTCAAGATGGGCCTCCACAGACAGACTTCCAATCTCAGTCGAGCTCTGAATCAGAGTTCAAGCAGGTCGCTCGTTGTGAACTCACAGAAGAAACCCAAgtttcattcagtcattcaaaCTTTCGTCCCCGAGCTCCGttcctctctgctcctcctccaccGCCGACAAGCAGTCGGCAGGTGAAGCTGTGGAGCCGGGGGCTGCACTCGCTGAGCGCCGTGACGCAGCTTCGTGTCACTGTGCCATGCGGCGGCGCTGCGTCTTCTCTGGGACTGAAGGCTTTGGCTGTGTGGGGCCAACCTGCTCGCTGCTGCCCGGCTGAGGAAGTGGAGAGGATTCAAAGAATCCAGGAGTCAAATGAAAGGCGGGTGGAGcgccctgtttttttttctcctcctgtcgGCCAAACT ACACACACCCTCCAGAACAGCCTAAG TTTTTCCATCCCAGAAGAATTCCTGGATCCTCTAACGCAGGAAGTAATGGCGCTCCCTATGCTGCTTCCCAGTGGAATGTCAGTGGACGCCTCCACTCTGGAGGAGTACCAGAAGAGGGAAGCCACTTGGGGTCGACCGCCAAACGACCCCTTCACCGGCGTCCCCTTCACCTCCACCTGCCAACCCCTCCCCAACCCCCAGCTCAAAAGCCGCATtgaccacttcctgttgcaGAAAGGGATGGTGAGGAGGGACGGGATGCTGGGAGGACAAGACCAGGGACAGAATCCACAAGCATCAAGACTCGTAACCTCCTGTGTTCAGGGTCGTTCTCAGACTTCTCCAAGTTTTACTAAGACCTCAATAAACAGTAACTCTACCCATtccacagataaaaacacagataCAAGCCAAACCTCTGCTCACATGGCAGTGGATAATGAATCGGGACCATCATCAAATGACAGGATTGATATATCTAATATCAAGCCACTCTCTACAGATAGTAAATCAGAgatgaacagaagaaaaaaacgtgAGATTTCAGTAGAAGCTTCAACACCTGGAAAGCAACTGCcttctgaaagcaaaaaaataagaaataattcaGGTTTAG AGCTTAGCTCCAGTTCCCACGAGCAGCTGCTCTCAGCCAGCCTGGACGAGGCCCTGCTCTCTGCCTTGCAGGGACGTCCCTCCTTTACTTCAAACTTGCTCCACCAAGCAGAAAGTACATCTCAGTCGACTGTGTGCCAAAGTTCAGGCTTTGCGAGCTCATCCACAG ATGGGAAGGTGTGCTCTGACTGTTCCCGTTCAGTCTCAGTTTActcaacatcatcatcatcatcgatCTACCGGCTGGGATGCGGCCACTTGCTGTGTCGTGCCTGTGTGCAGAAAGACTCAAAATTACCAAACTCGACCAATAAATCCGGCTGTATTTTCTGTCCAACCTGCCTGAGTCGTACTCCACGCAATAACATTTTACGTGTACATTACTGA
- the avp gene encoding LOW QUALITY PROTEIN: vasopressin-neurophysin 2-copeptin (The sequence of the model RefSeq protein was modified relative to this genomic sequence to represent the inferred CDS: inserted 2 bases in 1 codon) translates to MIGGLSVRHPHKRRKSEAAAMHHSLLCVLGLLALSSACYIQNCPRGGKRALPEGGVRQCMPCGPGDRGRCFGPSICCGEGLGCLLGSAAAAHCEEENYLLTPCQPGGRPCGPEGGHCASSGLCCNSEGCMVDSDCLGEXQTPQIPAQSSARSSPTDLLLRLLHVASRGQNDY, encoded by the exons ATGATCGGTGGGCTGTCAGTCAGACATCCACACAAGCGCAGGAAATCAGAAGCAGCAGCCATGCATCACTCCCTGCTGTGCGTCCTGGGACTCCTCGCCCTCTCCTCCGCCTGCTACATCCAGAACTGCCCCCGGGGAGGGAAGCGGGCGCTGCCGGAGGGGGGCGTCAGACAG TGCATGCCTTGTGGCCCTGGAGACAGGGGCCGCTGCTTTGGCCCCAGCATCTGCTGTGGAGAGGGCCTGGGCTGCCTACTGGGCTCGGCAGCTGCAGCTCACTGTGAGGAGGAGAACTACCTGCTGACCCCTTGCCAGCCTGGAGGGAGACCCTGTGGACCTGAGGGGGGGCACTGCGCCTCCTCGGGACTCTGCTGTAACTCTG AGGGCTGCATGGTGGACTCTGACTGCCTCGGAGA ACAGACGCCGCAGATCCCTGCCCAAAGCTCTGCAAGGAGCTCCCCTACAGACCTGCTGCTTCGTCTCCTTCACGTGGCCAGCAGAGGACAGAACGACTACTGA